In the Gossypium arboreum isolate Shixiya-1 chromosome 10, ASM2569848v2, whole genome shotgun sequence genome, one interval contains:
- the LOC108487668 gene encoding uncharacterized protein LOC108487668, translated as MKRAERQNHETERCRNKRDSGPSSSFLRPKKKGRVDGPVRVGAPVVVTGPQPCANCARRHQGECWKRIGACLRCISLEHRIRDCPLRPKQMQATGLACTESKTLGIMIESNTNEVTILSPLGQSVRVDKLFRDVPLEVQGTILLAGLMELSFGEFDLILGMDWLVKHRANLDYTTKRMVLRTTEDEEGRELVRKHCETYLAYIGVSDSEISSVRDIRIVKDFLDIFFDELPGLPPNREVDLGLSSCLILREKQLYTKFNKCEFWLREVTFLHHMVSSEGIRVDPQKIEAVLDWKMPKTISEIRSFLGLANVVVDALSRRAITDLRAMLALLNLFDNGSLCRTPSFWTDLAEQRVLGPELVFAIEAKVRLIQDRLKVTSDRQKSFADLKRKEIEYSMGDFISLKVSPWKKGLPLSKRVLPDFVLGVGLLLLSSNLGFPFSEYWVINLGQ; from the exons ATGAAGCGCGCTGAGCGCCAGAACCATGAAACGGAAAGatgtaggaacaagagggattcagggCCCTCAAGTTCTTTTctaaggcctaagaaaaagggcAGAGtcgatgggccagttagagttggGGCCCCTGTTGTTGTTACTGGACCACAGCCCTGTGCAAATTGTGCTAGACGCCATCAAGGCGAGTGCTGGAAAAGgattggggcatgtttgaggtgcatATCATTAGAGCAccgtatcagagattgtccacTGAGGCCCAagcagatgcaagctactggtttGG caTGCACTGAATCTAAGACTTTGGGTATAATGATTGAGAGCAATACCAATGAGGTTACTATATTAAGTCCATTAGGGCAGTCAGTGAGGGTAGATAAATTGTTCAGAGATGTACCTTTAGAGGTTCAAGGAACCATCCTTTTGGCGGGTTTGATGGAACTctcttttggagaatttgacttaatactgggtatggattggctggtgaAACATCGGGCAAACTTGGACTATACTACTAAACGGATGGTATTGAGGACCACAGAGGATGAGGAG GGCCGAGAGTTGGTTCGTAAGCATTGTGAGACATATCTAGCCTACATCGGTGTTTCAGATTCTGAGATTTCTTCTGTTAGGGATATCAGAATAGTTAAAGACTTTCTGGATATTTTTTTCGAtgagctacctgggttacctccaaatCGTGAAGTtgatttgggattgagctcctgcctg attctaagggagaaacaaCTATACACCAAGTTcaataagtgtgaattctggttgcgagaggtAACATTTTTGCATCATATGGTATCTTctgaagggattagggttgatcctcagaaaattgaagctGTTCTAGACTGGAAGATGCCTAAGACAATATCTGAgattcgtagttttctgggactg gccaatgtggtggttgATGCACTAAGCCGTAGGGCTATAACTGATCTGAGGGCGATGCTTGCTCTCCTCAATTTATTTGATAATGGTAGCTT gtgtcgtactccttcgtTTTGGACTGACTTGGCTGAGCAACGTGTTCTGGGCCCTGAATTAGTTTTTGCTATCGAGGCTAAAGTTAGACTAATTCAGGATCGACTGAAGGTGAcatcagatagacagaagtcgtttGCAGATCTGaaacgtaaggagattgagtattctatgggggaTTTCATTTCcctcaaggtctcaccatggaagaag GGGTTGCCTCTGTCAAAGCGAGTGCTTCCGGATTTCGTGTTGGGCGTAGGCCTACTGCTCCTTTCTTCGAATCTTGGTTTTCCATTTTCT GAGTATTGGGTGATCAATCTTGGTCAGTGA